Proteins from a single region of Argiope bruennichi chromosome 6, qqArgBrue1.1, whole genome shotgun sequence:
- the LOC129972803 gene encoding vesicle transport protein GOT1B-like isoform X2 — translation MFEITDFQKIGIGLSGFGLFFLFLGVVFLFDKGLLALGNILFLSGLAFVIGLERTFRFFFQRHKLRGSAAFFGGIFIVLIGWPLVGIIIEIYGFIVLFSGFLPIVVNFVRRVPVIGTILNLPLLNKINSA, via the exons atgtttgaaattacagATTTCCAGA AAATAGGAATAGGTCTTTCTGGATTTGGTCTATTTTTTCTATTCCTTGGTGTTGTTTTCCTTTTTGATAAAGGACTCTTGGCCCTTGGAAAT atactttTCTTATCAGGATTAGCATTTGTAATTGGTTTAGAAAGAACATTCAGATTCTTTTTTCAACGTCATAAACTAAGAGGATCTGCAGCATTTTTCGGAGGAATATTCATTGTCCTTATTGGATGGCCATTAGTtggaataattattgaaatttatggtTTCATAGTACTTTTCAG tggATTTTTGCCTATTGTTGTAAACTTTGTAAGGCGAGTTCCAGTTATAGGTACAATCTTAAATTTACCATTACTAAATAAG ATTAATTCAGCATGA
- the LOC129972803 gene encoding vesicle transport protein GOT1B-like isoform X1, with product MFEITDFQKIGIGLSGFGLFFLFLGVVFLFDKGLLALGNILFLSGLAFVIGLERTFRFFFQRHKLRGSAAFFGGIFIVLIGWPLVGIIIEIYGFIVLFSGFLPIVVNFVRRVPVIGTILNLPLLNKIVDKIAGDPNRSMV from the exons atgtttgaaattacagATTTCCAGA AAATAGGAATAGGTCTTTCTGGATTTGGTCTATTTTTTCTATTCCTTGGTGTTGTTTTCCTTTTTGATAAAGGACTCTTGGCCCTTGGAAAT atactttTCTTATCAGGATTAGCATTTGTAATTGGTTTAGAAAGAACATTCAGATTCTTTTTTCAACGTCATAAACTAAGAGGATCTGCAGCATTTTTCGGAGGAATATTCATTGTCCTTATTGGATGGCCATTAGTtggaataattattgaaatttatggtTTCATAGTACTTTTCAG tggATTTTTGCCTATTGTTGTAAACTTTGTAAGGCGAGTTCCAGTTATAGGTACAATCTTAAATTTACCATTACTAAATAAG ATAGTTGACAAAATTGCTGGAGATCCCAACAGATCGATGGtgtaa